The following coding sequences lie in one Alicyclobacillus curvatus genomic window:
- a CDS encoding ABC transporter ATP-binding protein — translation MSQIELRNVSLRYFTSKEETEALRTVDLTIDEGEFVAIVGPSGCGKSTLLSLISGMLQPTSGEVLLYGKRVTEPSKRVGYMLQHDYLFEWRDVLHNVLVGAEVRGMNMKSATKRAQSLLERYGLGDFARHNPKQLSGGMRQRVALIRTLVVQPDVLLLDEPFSALDFQTRLSLSDEIGTILREQHKTVILVTHDISEAISMADRIVVMSNRPSKVKSDHHISFAGDRPSPVMARQRPEYNGYFQTIWGELEEHVRVAE, via the coding sequence ATGTCACAAATTGAGCTACGCAATGTCTCTTTACGCTACTTCACCTCGAAGGAAGAAACGGAAGCCTTGCGCACAGTGGACTTGACCATTGACGAAGGCGAGTTCGTTGCGATTGTCGGTCCCAGCGGCTGCGGAAAGAGTACCTTGCTTTCCCTGATTTCCGGGATGCTGCAGCCGACGTCAGGTGAAGTGTTGCTCTACGGAAAGCGTGTTACGGAACCTTCGAAGCGCGTCGGTTACATGTTGCAGCATGATTATCTGTTTGAATGGCGTGACGTTCTTCACAACGTCCTGGTTGGTGCTGAGGTCCGAGGCATGAACATGAAGTCTGCGACCAAGCGCGCACAGAGTTTGCTCGAACGCTACGGGCTGGGGGACTTTGCAAGACACAATCCAAAACAATTATCGGGCGGTATGCGTCAGCGTGTGGCACTGATTCGCACGTTGGTGGTGCAGCCGGACGTGTTGCTGCTGGATGAGCCGTTTTCCGCTCTGGACTTCCAAACCCGACTCTCGCTGTCGGATGAAATTGGAACCATCTTGCGGGAACAGCACAAGACCGTAATCTTGGTCACTCATGACATTTCCGAAGCCATTTCGATGGCAGACCGGATTGTCGTGATGTCGAATCGTCCGAGCAAGGTCAAGTCGGATCACCATATCAGCTTTGCAGGCGACAGGCCATCACCCGTGATGGCGAGGCAGAGGCCCGAGTATAACGGTTACTTTCAAACCATCTGGGGGGAGTTGGAGGAGCATGTACGAGTCGCAGAGTAG
- a CDS encoding ABC transporter permease, with protein MYESQSSNLKHKLASGNSTPANPTDEISSQSVEYKQFIRRRRRQVLFIRISQMVLLIMILAVWELAARLQWVNPMLTSSPLQIVSMFGQLVHNGEILSDSLITAKETVIGFLASMIIGMAAAVVLWWSSYAANVLDPYLVVLNALPKVALGPIFYIWLGDQKSIYGMAIAISVVVTVMMLASGFREVDSGKLKLLESFGASKWQMLKKVVLPASIPNLVATMKVNVGLTLVGVIMGEFLSAKAGLGFLITYGGQVFQMGLVMTSILILVVFSLIMYGLVSYLGRWLLTKYNFD; from the coding sequence ATGTACGAGTCGCAGAGTAGCAACTTGAAGCACAAACTTGCATCCGGCAACTCGACACCTGCCAATCCCACGGACGAGATTTCGTCACAAAGTGTTGAATACAAGCAGTTCATCCGCCGCCGTCGCCGCCAAGTGCTGTTCATCCGCATCTCGCAAATGGTCCTTCTCATCATGATTCTAGCCGTATGGGAACTCGCTGCACGGCTGCAGTGGGTAAATCCAATGTTGACCAGCAGCCCTTTGCAGATTGTGTCCATGTTTGGGCAATTGGTTCACAACGGGGAAATCCTGTCTGACAGTTTAATTACAGCCAAAGAAACGGTGATTGGTTTTCTGGCTTCGATGATTATTGGAATGGCCGCTGCGGTGGTGCTGTGGTGGTCATCGTATGCGGCGAATGTCCTCGACCCCTATTTGGTTGTATTGAACGCCTTGCCAAAGGTTGCTTTGGGACCGATTTTTTACATTTGGCTTGGCGATCAAAAGTCGATTTACGGCATGGCGATAGCCATCTCAGTGGTTGTCACGGTGATGATGCTTGCATCCGGATTCCGCGAAGTGGACAGTGGTAAACTTAAACTTTTGGAGTCGTTTGGCGCGAGTAAATGGCAGATGTTGAAAAAGGTTGTCTTGCCTGCCTCCATCCCAAATCTCGTCGCTACCATGAAGGTGAACGTGGGATTGACCCTGGTTGGTGTGATTATGGGTGAGTTCCTGTCGGCGAAAGCCGGGCTTGGATTTCTCATTACGTATGGCGGCCAGGTCTTTCAAATGGGGCTGGTCATGACGAGTATTCTTATCCTCGTCGTGTTCTCGCTGATTATGTATGGACTCGTCAGCTACCTTGGGCGCTGGTTGCTGACAAAGTATAATTTCGACTAG
- a CDS encoding FAD-dependent oxidoreductase — MYDVAIVGAGPAGASAAIFTAKAGKKTVMFDNNMSVTRRAWIENHYGAMDVSGPDLVDTGKKQAEKHGAEIVMAGVENITPIDGGFQITTDNGAYVAQHVIIATGMYTDLAEKIGLTTKPGTEPRIKTILDLDATGKTNIPGIWGAGTIAGVSMHTIVTAGDGAKVAINLISEMNGERYVDHDAMKK; from the coding sequence ATGTACGACGTTGCAATCGTTGGAGCGGGTCCGGCAGGGGCAAGTGCTGCTATTTTCACTGCAAAGGCCGGCAAGAAGACCGTTATGTTTGACAACAACATGAGTGTGACAAGGCGCGCATGGATTGAAAATCACTACGGAGCAATGGACGTCTCCGGACCCGACTTGGTAGATACGGGTAAGAAACAAGCGGAAAAACATGGTGCCGAAATCGTCATGGCGGGCGTCGAGAACATCACTCCAATTGACGGAGGATTTCAGATTACGACGGATAATGGGGCGTATGTGGCACAGCACGTCATCATTGCAACCGGTATGTATACGGATCTAGCTGAGAAGATTGGCCTCACAACCAAGCCGGGGACCGAACCGCGCATTAAGACCATTCTCGATCTCGATGCAACCGGCAAGACGAACATTCCCGGCATCTGGGGTGCAGGCACCATCGCCGGTGTCAGCATGCACACCATCGTCACTGCGGGTGATGGCGCTAAAGTAGCTATCAATCTTATCAGTGAGATGAATGGGGAACGCTACGTCGATCACGATGCGATGAAAAAGTAA
- a CDS encoding ABC transporter substrate-binding protein, which translates to MRRGGAVIGALLMLSLAGCGTVNSTAPSSGGGAPSGTGANSTTGSGSAGSGTSSQPVTVRYSEVIRSVFYAPAYVAMSEGFFKQSGLNVQMVTSEGSNTGAAALLSGSADIALVGPETSVYIYNQHGSQTLKVFDQLTNTDGSFILSKTKMNNFTWKDLQGQSIISWRPGSSPQMVLNYDLKQKGVQANVITNIGPAAMVGAFESGKANFIQVYEPVASQLIQSGKAYYDASVGQAIGTYPETGFEATSSYIQSHPQVIQDWTDAIYQATQYIDTHSANQVATAIAPYFTGTSPSLLASSIQRYQKLHTWNGQILTQSAFNTLQQVLIQNGTEKASQKVNYSDVIDPSFAQKVKK; encoded by the coding sequence ATGCGCAGAGGTGGAGCAGTAATCGGCGCGCTGCTTATGTTGTCACTGGCCGGGTGCGGGACAGTGAACTCCACAGCGCCATCGAGCGGGGGCGGGGCGCCGAGTGGTACGGGGGCGAACAGCACGACAGGCAGCGGATCGGCCGGGTCTGGAACCTCGAGTCAACCCGTCACTGTTCGTTATTCTGAGGTTATTCGTTCTGTGTTTTATGCTCCGGCCTATGTCGCCATGTCCGAAGGCTTCTTTAAACAGAGCGGGTTAAATGTCCAGATGGTGACGTCTGAGGGATCTAACACCGGGGCCGCTGCACTGCTCTCAGGGAGTGCGGACATAGCGCTTGTTGGACCAGAAACATCTGTCTACATTTACAACCAGCATGGGAGCCAAACCCTCAAGGTATTTGATCAACTCACCAACACAGACGGTTCCTTCATTTTGTCAAAAACCAAGATGAATAACTTCACATGGAAGGACTTGCAAGGGCAGTCCATCATCAGTTGGCGGCCTGGAAGTTCACCGCAGATGGTCCTCAATTACGATTTGAAGCAGAAGGGTGTTCAAGCGAACGTCATCACGAACATTGGACCTGCTGCGATGGTCGGGGCATTCGAGAGCGGGAAAGCGAATTTTATTCAAGTGTATGAACCGGTTGCCTCGCAACTTATCCAGTCTGGCAAGGCCTATTACGACGCATCCGTGGGGCAGGCGATTGGAACGTACCCGGAGACGGGCTTTGAAGCGACAAGTTCGTATATACAAAGCCACCCACAAGTCATCCAGGACTGGACAGATGCCATCTATCAAGCGACACAGTACATTGACACGCACAGTGCAAATCAGGTGGCGACCGCAATAGCTCCGTATTTTACGGGGACGTCTCCAAGCCTCTTGGCGAGTTCCATCCAACGTTATCAAAAGTTGCACACATGGAATGGTCAGATATTGACACAGTCCGCGTTCAACACGCTGCAGCAAGTGCTGATTCAAAACGGTACGGAAAAGGCGAGCCAGAAAGTGAACTATTCTGACGTCATCGATCCAAGTTTCGCACAGAAGGTCAAAAAGTAA
- a CDS encoding M20/M25/M40 family metallo-hydrolase: MGLWDSKEQRLQLLCELVEIPSVTASQAEYDFPYQVIERLRKLQYFQDFPTHLQLHPTGDGRHVLTALVKRTPDTANTVVLLSHFDVVDVEDYGSLKDEAFRPLELTARLKGDNAVLPEDARLDINTGNWLFGRGTMDMKCGLVLHMSILEQACNQAFDGNVLLVTVPDEEVNSLGMHTAVPVLTELARAHQLRYDLLFNSEPVFRRYPGDTENAVYSGSIGKVLPGFLCYGQESHVGEPWSGLNANFMVSMLTTELELNRDVCEEVDGELTPPPTNLIQRGLKDDYSAQIPHRAVTLFNLFVYKRQMKDVVDVLVDVAKTTAAKIEQAHNAKAHEFAAFYHTDSANTSVCVMTYGELRDYAVSTYGEDTVRETLEQALHNYDIRDHRDAAIRQVNHLATLCRERAPMIVLFFAPPYYPAVNSASHPLVQSIIQAVTEQAETDFGILLEHQKYFGGISDLSFVGLDHPAETLTSYINNSPVWPDLYTLPLDAMAKLNVPVINLGPIGRDAHKWTERLDVDYAFTTLYDLLESSICKTFSEVAISDRDA, from the coding sequence GTGGGACTTTGGGACAGTAAAGAACAGCGACTGCAACTGCTTTGTGAGTTGGTTGAAATTCCGAGTGTTACGGCATCGCAGGCCGAATATGATTTTCCCTATCAAGTGATTGAACGTCTCCGTAAATTACAATATTTTCAAGACTTCCCGACCCATCTGCAACTACATCCGACAGGGGACGGCAGACATGTTTTAACTGCACTCGTTAAGCGAACCCCAGATACAGCCAACACGGTTGTCCTCCTAAGCCACTTCGACGTTGTGGATGTAGAGGATTACGGCAGCCTAAAAGACGAAGCATTTCGCCCGCTAGAACTAACCGCGCGGCTAAAAGGAGACAACGCCGTGCTGCCAGAGGATGCACGGCTTGACATCAACACCGGCAACTGGTTGTTTGGGCGAGGAACAATGGATATGAAATGTGGCCTCGTCCTGCATATGTCGATTCTCGAACAAGCCTGTAATCAAGCGTTCGATGGAAATGTCTTGCTCGTGACGGTACCGGATGAAGAGGTAAATTCCCTTGGCATGCACACCGCAGTGCCTGTCCTGACTGAACTTGCGAGAGCACATCAGCTCCGATACGACTTACTGTTCAACTCGGAGCCCGTATTTCGCAGATACCCTGGTGATACGGAGAATGCTGTGTACAGCGGATCGATTGGCAAAGTTCTTCCGGGATTTCTCTGCTATGGGCAAGAGTCTCATGTAGGAGAGCCGTGGTCCGGATTGAATGCGAACTTTATGGTTTCCATGTTAACGACGGAACTGGAACTCAATCGGGATGTGTGTGAAGAGGTGGACGGAGAACTGACACCGCCGCCCACCAACCTCATTCAGAGGGGTCTCAAAGATGACTATTCTGCTCAAATTCCGCATCGTGCGGTGACCTTGTTCAATTTATTTGTCTACAAACGTCAAATGAAGGACGTAGTGGACGTGTTGGTCGATGTGGCCAAAACAACGGCCGCAAAAATTGAACAGGCACATAACGCGAAGGCACATGAGTTTGCCGCGTTTTATCACACCGATAGTGCGAATACGTCGGTTTGCGTGATGACGTACGGTGAGTTGCGTGATTATGCAGTTTCCACATACGGTGAAGACACGGTTCGTGAGACACTGGAACAGGCACTGCATAACTATGATATCCGCGATCACCGCGATGCTGCCATCCGCCAAGTGAATCATTTGGCAACACTGTGCAGAGAACGGGCGCCGATGATTGTGCTGTTTTTCGCACCCCCGTATTACCCTGCGGTGAATTCAGCGTCACATCCTCTCGTTCAGTCCATCATTCAGGCGGTAACGGAGCAAGCTGAGACGGATTTTGGAATCCTGCTCGAGCACCAGAAGTACTTTGGTGGGATTTCTGACCTGAGCTTTGTCGGGCTTGATCATCCGGCCGAGACGCTCACTTCGTACATCAACAACAGCCCGGTGTGGCCGGATTTGTACACACTGCCACTGGACGCGATGGCGAAATTGAACGTGCCTGTTATCAATCTTGGGCCGATTGGACGAGATGCACACAAGTGGACAGAACGTTTGGATGTGGATTATGCCTTCACAACCCTTTATGACTTACTGGAATCATCGATTTGCAAGACCTTTTCAGAAGTTGCAATCTCCGACCGCGACGCTTAA
- the bshB2 gene encoding bacillithiol biosynthesis deacetylase BshB2, with protein MERHVLVLFPHPDDETLAVGGAIAFHAKAGSPVTYACFTLGQMGRNMGKPFFANRETLPVIREQELKEACQALGITDLRMLGFRDKTLEFEDPELLTSIITGLIKELNPSLVITYYPGYCVHPDHEAVALATVEAIRRLPVADRPKLHCQAFSRDHYEALGERDVIMDTRGVWEERYLAIKAHKSQTAMRVAEIEDGLNGDVEERARIIESLSQEGLYSYQFES; from the coding sequence TTGGAACGTCACGTACTGGTCTTGTTTCCGCACCCGGACGACGAGACATTAGCGGTTGGGGGAGCGATTGCTTTCCATGCAAAGGCCGGTTCTCCGGTTACTTACGCATGTTTTACGCTTGGGCAAATGGGAAGAAACATGGGAAAACCCTTTTTTGCAAACCGTGAAACATTGCCGGTGATTCGCGAACAGGAACTTAAGGAAGCCTGTCAAGCTCTTGGCATCACGGACTTACGGATGCTCGGATTCCGGGACAAGACCCTGGAGTTTGAGGACCCTGAGCTCTTGACTTCAATCATCACAGGTCTTATCAAAGAGCTGAATCCATCTTTAGTTATCACGTATTATCCTGGGTATTGTGTTCACCCCGACCATGAGGCGGTGGCTCTGGCAACTGTCGAGGCGATTCGTAGATTACCAGTGGCAGACCGTCCAAAACTCCACTGTCAGGCTTTTTCAAGAGACCATTATGAAGCGCTCGGAGAGCGCGATGTCATCATGGACACGCGAGGTGTCTGGGAAGAACGGTATTTGGCCATTAAGGCACACAAGTCACAAACTGCAATGCGCGTCGCCGAAATTGAGGACGGACTGAATGGCGATGTCGAAGAGCGTGCACGTATTATTGAGAGCTTGAGCCAAGAGGGGCTATATTCCTACCAATTCGAGTCATAG
- a CDS encoding MFS transporter, giving the protein MTEKQTKFGLVMIGLLVGILMSAMDNTIVATAMGTIVGDLGGLDKFVWVTSAYMVTEMAGMPIFGKLSDMYGRKRFFIFGVVVFLLGSMLSGTAQNITELIIYRAIQGIGGGALAPIAFAIIFDVAPPEQRGKMGGMFGAVFGLSSIFGPLLGAYITEYLNWHWVFYINVPLGILAFVLIVGFYHESRVHTAQRIDWLGVFTLVPAIGALMFALQLGGNKYPFASTQIFGLFAVALVLLGLFLYVETKAAEPIISYQMFRKRLFAVSNVIGLLQGGAYIVAVLYIPIFVQGVFGGTATNSGLTLLPMMLGTVVASQIGVFLARKTSYRNVMLVAGAVFAAGILGCGSLTPDSSRLIVTLYMIVVGLGTGAFFSVLGVSSMQPFQAAQRGVASSTMNFVRSLGMTLGITVFGIIQRNLMQSGLAKNFAGLGGVPHNLKVMDPHAVLSPALRAHIPAQVLSRITDALSVSVVHTFLWALVPALLVLLVTTFMGKERMDLAAWGGTEAAVNSEPVLTPDVD; this is encoded by the coding sequence GTGACGGAGAAACAGACAAAATTTGGTCTTGTGATGATTGGCCTCTTGGTCGGCATACTGATGTCCGCGATGGATAACACCATTGTCGCGACTGCCATGGGGACAATTGTTGGCGATCTCGGTGGGCTCGACAAGTTTGTTTGGGTGACCTCTGCCTACATGGTAACCGAGATGGCGGGTATGCCAATCTTCGGAAAATTATCCGACATGTATGGACGAAAACGGTTTTTTATCTTTGGAGTCGTCGTGTTCCTGCTGGGGTCGATGTTGTCCGGGACGGCTCAGAACATTACTGAATTGATTATTTACCGTGCGATTCAGGGGATTGGTGGTGGAGCACTCGCGCCAATCGCGTTCGCCATCATTTTTGACGTCGCTCCGCCGGAGCAAAGAGGTAAAATGGGGGGCATGTTTGGAGCTGTATTCGGTCTGTCTAGTATCTTTGGACCGCTGCTCGGAGCATACATCACTGAGTACCTCAACTGGCACTGGGTCTTCTACATCAATGTGCCACTTGGAATTCTGGCGTTCGTGCTCATTGTCGGGTTTTATCACGAGTCTCGCGTTCATACTGCGCAGCGCATTGACTGGCTTGGGGTATTCACACTTGTCCCTGCAATCGGTGCGCTGATGTTTGCTCTGCAGCTGGGAGGTAATAAGTACCCGTTTGCTTCAACACAGATCTTTGGCCTGTTTGCCGTAGCGCTCGTGCTGCTTGGACTCTTTCTGTACGTTGAGACCAAAGCAGCTGAACCCATTATCTCCTATCAAATGTTTCGCAAACGTCTGTTTGCCGTCAGTAATGTGATTGGGTTGTTGCAAGGTGGTGCCTACATTGTAGCCGTGCTCTACATTCCTATCTTCGTCCAAGGGGTATTTGGCGGAACCGCAACGAATTCCGGTCTGACGTTGTTACCAATGATGCTCGGAACGGTGGTGGCAAGCCAGATTGGTGTCTTCTTGGCGAGAAAGACGAGCTACAGGAATGTCATGCTTGTGGCAGGAGCGGTGTTTGCAGCAGGCATCCTCGGATGCGGTTCGTTAACCCCGGATTCTTCACGGCTCATTGTCACTCTTTACATGATTGTCGTGGGGCTTGGCACCGGTGCGTTCTTCTCTGTACTCGGCGTCTCATCGATGCAACCTTTCCAAGCTGCGCAACGCGGAGTCGCAAGTTCTACCATGAATTTTGTGCGCTCGCTTGGGATGACACTTGGTATCACGGTATTTGGCATCATTCAACGCAATTTAATGCAATCCGGCTTGGCCAAGAACTTTGCTGGTCTCGGTGGAGTCCCACACAACTTAAAGGTGATGGACCCGCATGCAGTCTTGTCGCCAGCACTTCGAGCGCACATACCGGCACAAGTTCTATCTCGAATTACCGATGCTTTGTCAGTATCCGTAGTGCATACCTTCCTCTGGGCGCTTGTTCCCGCCTTGTTGGTGTTGCTTGTGACCACCTTCATGGGAAAGGAACGCATGGATTTGGCTGCTTGGGGCGGCACTGAAGCAGCCGTAAACTCCGAACCTGTGCTGACACCAGATGTAGATTAA
- a CDS encoding M20/M25/M40 family metallo-hydrolase — MESRANQAQPAAPAVEQQETQTTLPPSAAPEVVETYGKITADKRVKDALDFIYEDSQKTMQEQIRLTEIPAPPFHEQLRGEHYRQLLEEYGLDDVVTDAEGNVFGTMRGTGNGPAVFISAHLDTVFPEGTDVLVREEDGRYFAPGISDDGRGLAVVLAVLRALKQSGIRTVGDVIFGATVGEEGLGDLRGVKAFFKHNASVDGFISIEPGDPTRTTYLATGSRRYQVTFRGPGGHSFGAFGIPSAIHALGRAVAAISDIEVPSSPKTTFTVGEIRGGTSVNTIAADASMMIDMRSNSMEELANLEKQLLPCIHEAVGRENQRWASDVLTVDVKLVGDRPAGGQPADAPIVQAALGATMALGFTPGLDEAMSTDSNVPISLGIPAVTLGGGGSPAGMHTLLESFDPLNAHYGVQRSFLTVIGLVGVDGLTAPLLARR, encoded by the coding sequence ATGGAGTCTCGGGCAAATCAGGCGCAGCCCGCAGCACCTGCGGTTGAACAGCAGGAAACGCAAACAACACTGCCACCAAGTGCAGCTCCGGAAGTAGTCGAGACGTACGGCAAAATTACGGCGGACAAGCGTGTGAAAGATGCCCTCGACTTTATTTACGAAGACAGCCAAAAGACGATGCAAGAGCAAATTCGTCTGACTGAGATACCAGCACCACCTTTTCACGAACAGCTGCGCGGTGAACATTATCGCCAACTTCTCGAGGAATACGGGTTGGATGACGTTGTGACGGACGCTGAGGGCAATGTCTTTGGCACCATGCGTGGTACAGGGAATGGCCCAGCTGTTTTTATATCTGCTCACCTTGACACGGTGTTTCCGGAAGGGACGGACGTTTTGGTCAGGGAAGAAGACGGGCGGTATTTTGCGCCAGGAATCTCCGATGATGGCCGCGGCTTAGCCGTTGTCCTAGCCGTCCTGCGTGCCCTGAAACAGAGCGGTATTCGTACGGTCGGTGATGTTATTTTTGGGGCAACTGTAGGCGAAGAAGGTCTTGGTGACTTGCGCGGCGTCAAGGCTTTTTTCAAGCACAATGCGAGTGTGGACGGTTTCATCTCGATTGAACCTGGCGATCCGACCCGGACTACATACCTCGCCACCGGGAGCCGCCGCTATCAAGTCACATTTCGGGGCCCGGGTGGACACAGTTTTGGCGCGTTTGGCATCCCGAGTGCCATCCACGCTCTCGGTCGGGCTGTGGCTGCAATTTCGGATATCGAAGTCCCTTCCAGTCCCAAAACGACCTTTACAGTCGGTGAAATTCGTGGTGGAACATCGGTCAACACCATTGCTGCTGACGCTTCGATGATGATAGACATGAGATCGAACTCGATGGAAGAGCTGGCAAACTTGGAAAAACAGCTTCTGCCGTGCATCCACGAGGCGGTTGGGCGTGAAAATCAGCGTTGGGCCAGTGACGTCCTCACCGTGGATGTCAAACTGGTCGGTGACAGGCCAGCGGGAGGACAACCCGCGGACGCACCGATTGTGCAGGCAGCGCTGGGTGCAACCATGGCGCTGGGATTTACCCCTGGGCTTGATGAGGCTATGAGTACAGACTCAAACGTGCCGATTAGCCTTGGCATCCCCGCAGTCACCCTCGGTGGTGGAGGTTCTCCTGCCGGGATGCACACGCTTCTTGAATCGTTCGATCCGCTAAACGCACATTACGGCGTTCAGCGCTCCTTCCTAACGGTCATCGGGCTTGTCGGCGTGGATGGTTTGACTGCACCTTTGCTAGCACGTCGCTGA